In the genome of Fibrobacter sp., one region contains:
- a CDS encoding glycoside hydrolase family 9 protein yields the protein MPLKKLVVAALAATTSLMAAVDKNQSTPYDLIRPVWPLTWDTTAFDNFDTNVTVKHNMVPKNRKPAAFAPNEYIPDTLNQAYWDNINTHISPIRINQAGYLERDPEKQFYYVGKATTFEVVDVNGNSLSPKVTGTFSSSKGETESSWVIVGGTNAATNDKQRYRVEFNGQEGSVLVGNIPSAGLTPETRYRIKVGNDISSTFIISDRVYSMVRNASIKFFGINRSGDSESWFHPASHTLDGGAPSDSGKYGFDESLAGSLAGGYYDCGDHLKESQTQMYAFMVAAVMAATNPDADEDVYAYNHNEALNTDGIPDMLREAKHGGDFVLRSYRRAKGVIDDMALSVGDFGSDHGWWGRPESQDKLPLDPSKGDPALRRGGPLSRTVRLGEIGSNIGGETVAGLAILSKDYQVFDPAFADSCLMVAEKMYDFAKNLAQGKSSYDGGKPFVHNKKAAGWNTPAYNGNNEFVDDMALASVALLYATGKKEYADDALRNKNMYPGQQFHDTPADQAPGFFRGGWFVTNDKGFFKNGKNTSWANAYAFATYALYKLILQDKNKAITEYGLDETEWLNAVEDCISSMISNLGESSNETFTGAIELPKSGNWKDKYGGIKYDPMWYAMKTDQEWIYNRYQAGNIFEVLAYADVANDIKTKGLVLPNMGSPDWKADEMYQLGINQLNYLLGVNPWDISFILGIGDKNDAHPHHRAANPEGKNMPGANYKYNPPVGALYGSVVPGKMVNGRMNGLGKFGMSTMINGTKNMIIAEKMSWEDYEISETCIDAAASLVSTGMLAAQKIDRKERPKVSVEIRHVSMDSAIVMVKLSKRGFAQLSYGTDEKSMTTAAAPDSNIAGMQHEIILRGLEKGTTYYFYATGTNAYAADSITTKYMVDSTQTPFSFTTLNAVESAQIANITVCNMFGDTAEVMWYTPNGEYESKIYWDTVPHAKASEFAFNSGNGNADISGIPTKFHYVKIGGLKEQTTYYYMVESNGVQQNVDDNGKILKFTTPVGWYDFSVRTYQYEFSGLDFLNINIYNNESRAFDSLELRMYFTAVPEDVEKCALLIDIDIPQAYDEAGFNHPLLDKYGNDVQTETRALMRNARPVRLDDTYNAATGEYDYYFPVPLGGTEMKSSSRIRLDFAFSYGISNDGYQTCETLRQRPRKRMSATSGDWSWRPHKFQVDGADYDGMPAEEKEYGDFDVDIPINPYITVYRKNEFIWGYSPSSQEMSTKKAHYEMEVTYDAPFNVSDGSYVQIDQTSSVVHVTGHAYVSEGGYITKVWTNGQLLDAELREIEGERYLVSPTYGMVAHYNSKGEENDQDSLGLWTLDIPVKMGIGSNKIDITLFAGADPNNPECAENGGCAFVNRTYYVQFTRGNATASALTIKGEAGNSVDSPADPKGTSFYIYLTDKDKANYKGTLNVKVLNRKKQDSLMVKMVEDAANPGSFKSANLITALNVSKNSRDKDKQISFFAGDTIQVIYLDPDDPEDESRQSFFAEATTPLPEKILAQDSDCDNTADKLSIQFSNALNAAICSFDSIRIFIEGMRDSVTLAVDQASAKDKDVVVIDLPASLGIPENASPTGKATLFMTAEGEVSYTEFNISDGIPPRLQSVTILENPDRKEDSYDIVMISFTEPVQQIKAWPLSVTGLDGAAVPQTSIQVIETPSTDNDGKSYMFTIAGNSKGEILPVGGEAAISSTVQIADFGFNQLVPKNNCKQVFIAETPKPVPVNLAEMRDLEGDGYPDEIYIRFEKKLRPKDVLDSFVVEWGFNSETRSFITKADTSTHQIVPVDNSWSIQDSIGEPYEIMIDSVTSIVRDTFSIVTINIPTTNSFTQGATTGAYDGYGRITPRLGPEGGFFDTRYPVSDKCPPVVVSATWKSAEIKGKQTDILEVIVSEPLDTVAHNTDYFERLRDGSAGTYYSPRTNAAHSIYKSSTRGYTLTYSHDASGAFWLTDSIRLVPVAERSYLKDKVGLIAGAGTPWVPIVGRITKAKFKVDVLEPITAVNKENIYGGLPLLPNEHFRLSVKNKEGATIVVASGSNKLQNVASAPIPNYEHAGPVFKIEVTMPEVLATTQLGEAKRAYEVAIAVDFYSNIGSFVNSTTYKFNPADFTDYISAANSSITFYLEWCAPKDYPLSAEGRKIATGPYIAKFNAKAKGKYVATVPDEGDNQKSFNANETLTKTFGFRRSKK from the coding sequence ATGCCGCTGAAAAAACTTGTTGTCGCTGCCTTGGCCGCAACCACCTCTTTGATGGCTGCAGTTGATAAGAATCAGTCTACTCCTTACGACCTGATTAGGCCCGTCTGGCCCTTGACCTGGGACACAACTGCCTTCGACAATTTCGATACAAACGTCACCGTCAAGCACAACATGGTGCCCAAGAACAGAAAGCCTGCTGCTTTCGCTCCCAACGAATATATTCCTGATACATTGAATCAGGCCTACTGGGACAATATCAATACCCATATTTCGCCCATCCGTATCAACCAGGCAGGCTACCTGGAAAGGGATCCGGAAAAGCAGTTCTACTATGTGGGCAAGGCGACAACCTTCGAAGTTGTCGACGTTAACGGAAACTCCCTTTCTCCCAAGGTTACTGGAACATTCTCCAGCTCCAAGGGTGAAACCGAATCTTCCTGGGTAATCGTTGGCGGTACAAACGCAGCAACAAACGACAAGCAGCGCTACCGCGTTGAATTCAACGGTCAGGAAGGTTCCGTTCTTGTCGGTAATATTCCGTCTGCAGGATTGACTCCCGAAACACGCTACCGTATCAAGGTGGGCAACGACATTTCCAGCACCTTTATTATTAGCGACAGAGTTTACTCCATGGTGCGCAATGCATCCATTAAATTCTTCGGTATCAACCGCAGTGGCGATAGCGAATCCTGGTTCCACCCGGCAAGCCACACCTTGGATGGTGGCGCACCCTCCGATTCTGGAAAATACGGATTTGACGAATCCCTGGCAGGTTCTCTTGCCGGTGGTTACTACGACTGCGGTGACCATCTGAAGGAATCCCAGACCCAGATGTACGCATTCATGGTAGCAGCAGTAATGGCCGCCACCAACCCCGACGCCGATGAAGACGTTTACGCATACAACCATAACGAAGCCTTGAATACCGATGGTATTCCCGACATGCTCCGCGAAGCAAAGCACGGTGGTGACTTCGTACTGCGTTCCTATCGTCGTGCAAAGGGCGTCATTGATGACATGGCTCTTTCCGTAGGCGACTTCGGCTCTGACCACGGTTGGTGGGGCCGTCCTGAAAGCCAGGACAAGCTCCCTCTGGACCCGTCCAAGGGCGACCCGGCACTGCGTCGTGGTGGTCCTCTTTCCAGAACCGTCCGTCTTGGTGAAATTGGTTCCAATATCGGCGGCGAAACCGTAGCCGGCCTTGCAATCCTCTCTAAGGACTACCAAGTATTCGATCCGGCCTTTGCAGACTCCTGCTTGATGGTCGCCGAAAAGATGTACGACTTTGCAAAGAACCTGGCTCAAGGCAAGTCCAGCTATGATGGTGGCAAGCCTTTCGTTCACAATAAGAAGGCTGCAGGTTGGAACACTCCCGCTTACAACGGAAACAATGAATTCGTAGACGACATGGCACTTGCTTCTGTAGCCCTTCTTTACGCTACAGGCAAAAAAGAATACGCGGATGATGCTCTCCGTAATAAAAATATGTATCCAGGCCAGCAGTTCCACGACACTCCCGCCGACCAGGCTCCTGGATTCTTCAGAGGCGGCTGGTTCGTCACCAACGACAAGGGCTTCTTCAAGAACGGTAAGAACACCAGCTGGGCAAACGCATACGCTTTTGCAACCTACGCTCTTTATAAGTTGATTCTTCAGGATAAGAACAAGGCTATCACGGAATACGGCCTTGACGAAACCGAATGGCTCAACGCAGTCGAAGACTGTATCTCCAGCATGATCAGTAACCTCGGTGAAAGCAGCAACGAAACCTTCACCGGAGCAATTGAACTGCCCAAGAGCGGCAACTGGAAGGACAAATATGGCGGCATCAAGTACGATCCCATGTGGTACGCCATGAAGACGGACCAGGAATGGATTTACAACCGCTACCAAGCAGGTAACATTTTCGAAGTCCTCGCCTACGCAGACGTCGCAAACGACATCAAGACCAAGGGACTTGTCCTACCCAATATGGGAAGCCCGGACTGGAAGGCCGACGAAATGTACCAGTTGGGCATCAACCAGCTCAACTACCTGTTGGGTGTCAACCCCTGGGACATATCTTTCATCTTGGGTATCGGTGATAAAAACGATGCCCACCCCCACCATCGTGCAGCCAACCCCGAAGGTAAAAACATGCCAGGCGCCAACTACAAGTACAATCCTCCTGTGGGCGCCCTCTATGGTAGTGTTGTTCCCGGCAAAATGGTCAATGGACGAATGAACGGCCTCGGCAAGTTCGGCATGTCTACCATGATCAATGGTACAAAGAACATGATCATCGCCGAAAAGATGAGCTGGGAAGACTACGAAATTTCCGAAACCTGTATCGACGCTGCAGCATCCCTTGTAAGTACCGGTATGCTCGCTGCCCAGAAAATTGACAGAAAAGAACGTCCCAAGGTCAGCGTGGAAATTCGCCACGTCAGCATGGACTCCGCAATCGTCATGGTGAAGTTGTCCAAGCGCGGTTTTGCCCAGCTTAGCTACGGTACCGACGAAAAGTCCATGACCACCGCCGCCGCCCCCGATAGCAACATCGCCGGCATGCAGCACGAAATCATTCTCCGTGGTTTGGAAAAGGGTACAACCTACTACTTCTACGCCACCGGCACCAACGCCTATGCAGCCGACAGCATCACAACCAAGTACATGGTAGACAGCACCCAGACTCCGTTCTCCTTCACCACTTTGAACGCAGTTGAAAGCGCACAAATTGCAAATATCACCGTATGTAACATGTTTGGCGATACTGCAGAAGTGATGTGGTACACCCCCAATGGCGAATACGAATCCAAGATTTACTGGGATACCGTCCCCCACGCAAAGGCTAGCGAATTCGCATTCAATTCCGGCAACGGCAATGCAGACATTTCCGGCATTCCCACCAAGTTCCATTATGTGAAGATTGGCGGTCTTAAGGAACAGACCACTTACTACTACATGGTTGAAAGTAACGGTGTCCAGCAAAATGTGGACGACAACGGCAAGATTCTGAAATTCACCACCCCTGTTGGCTGGTACGACTTCTCTGTAAGAACTTACCAGTATGAATTCAGTGGTCTGGACTTCCTGAACATCAACATCTACAATAACGAATCTAGAGCATTTGATAGCCTCGAACTCCGCATGTACTTCACCGCAGTCCCGGAAGACGTGGAAAAGTGTGCTTTGCTCATTGATATTGATATTCCTCAGGCTTACGATGAAGCAGGCTTTAACCACCCGCTTCTGGACAAGTACGGCAACGACGTTCAGACCGAAACTCGCGCCCTTATGCGTAACGCACGTCCCGTTCGTCTTGACGACACCTACAACGCAGCAACTGGCGAATACGACTATTACTTCCCCGTACCTCTCGGTGGAACAGAAATGAAGTCTTCTTCCAGAATCCGTCTGGACTTCGCATTCTCCTACGGTATTTCCAACGACGGATACCAGACCTGCGAAACCTTGAGACAGCGTCCCAGGAAGCGTATGAGCGCAACCTCCGGAGACTGGTCTTGGCGTCCCCATAAGTTCCAGGTGGATGGTGCAGACTACGACGGCATGCCTGCCGAAGAAAAGGAATACGGCGACTTTGACGTAGACATTCCTATCAACCCCTACATCACCGTCTATCGTAAGAACGAATTCATTTGGGGCTACAGTCCTTCTTCTCAGGAAATGAGCACCAAGAAGGCTCACTACGAAATGGAAGTGACCTACGACGCTCCGTTCAATGTCTCCGACGGTTCCTACGTACAGATCGACCAGACCAGCAGTGTCGTTCACGTTACCGGACACGCCTACGTTTCCGAAGGTGGCTACATCACCAAGGTTTGGACTAACGGTCAGTTGCTCGACGCCGAACTTCGTGAAATCGAAGGCGAACGTTATCTCGTATCTCCCACCTACGGAATGGTCGCCCACTACAACTCCAAGGGCGAAGAAAACGACCAGGACTCCCTTGGCCTCTGGACCTTGGATATTCCTGTGAAGATGGGTATCGGTAGTAACAAGATTGACATCACCCTGTTTGCAGGCGCCGACCCCAACAATCCGGAATGTGCAGAAAACGGCGGCTGCGCCTTCGTGAACAGAACATACTACGTACAGTTCACCCGCGGAAACGCAACCGCATCTGCCTTGACCATCAAGGGTGAAGCAGGAAACAGCGTTGACTCCCCTGCAGATCCCAAGGGAACAAGTTTCTACATCTACCTTACCGACAAGGACAAGGCCAACTACAAGGGCACCCTGAACGTCAAGGTACTTAACAGAAAGAAGCAGGATTCCTTGATGGTAAAGATGGTTGAAGACGCTGCCAACCCAGGTTCCTTCAAGAGCGCTAACTTGATTACCGCATTGAACGTCTCCAAGAATTCCAGAGACAAGGACAAGCAGATTTCCTTCTTTGCCGGCGACACCATCCAGGTCATCTACTTGGATCCGGACGATCCGGAAGACGAATCCAGGCAGTCCTTCTTCGCAGAGGCTACAACACCGCTGCCGGAAAAGATTCTCGCCCAGGATTCCGACTGCGATAACACAGCAGACAAGTTGTCCATCCAATTCTCTAATGCTCTTAACGCAGCAATTTGCAGCTTTGACAGCATCCGTATCTTCATCGAAGGTATGAGAGATTCTGTCACCCTTGCTGTGGACCAGGCTTCCGCCAAGGACAAGGATGTGGTCGTAATCGACCTGCCGGCAAGTCTCGGTATTCCGGAAAATGCAAGTCCCACAGGCAAGGCAACTCTGTTCATGACTGCAGAAGGCGAAGTAAGCTATACCGAATTCAATATTTCCGATGGTATCCCGCCCCGTCTCCAGAGCGTTACCATCCTTGAAAATCCGGATAGAAAGGAAGACTCCTACGATATAGTAATGATTTCCTTCACCGAACCGGTACAGCAGATCAAGGCATGGCCTCTCAGCGTAACCGGTCTCGACGGAGCCGCAGTTCCTCAGACCTCCATCCAGGTTATTGAAACTCCGTCCACTGATAACGACGGCAAGAGCTACATGTTCACCATTGCAGGCAACAGCAAGGGCGAAATCCTTCCTGTTGGAGGCGAAGCCGCCATCAGTTCTACTGTACAGATTGCAGACTTCGGCTTCAACCAGTTGGTACCCAAGAACAACTGTAAGCAGGTGTTCATTGCGGAAACTCCGAAGCCCGTTCCTGTAAATCTTGCAGAAATGCGCGACCTGGAAGGCGACGGCTATCCTGACGAAATCTATATCCGATTCGAAAAGAAGCTCCGTCCCAAGGATGTTCTCGACAGCTTCGTTGTCGAATGGGGTTTCAACTCCGAAACCAGAAGCTTCATTACCAAGGCAGACACTTCTACTCACCAGATTGTGCCCGTAGACAACTCCTGGAGCATCCAAGACAGTATTGGCGAACCCTACGAAATCATGATTGATTCTGTAACGTCAATCGTAAGGGACACCTTCAGTATTGTGACCATCAATATTCCCACCACAAACTCCTTCACACAGGGAGCAACAACTGGTGCATACGATGGCTACGGCAGAATCACTCCGCGCCTGGGTCCGGAAGGCGGCTTCTTCGACACCCGCTATCCGGTCAGCGACAAGTGCCCGCCGGTTGTCGTAAGCGCAACCTGGAAATCTGCCGAAATCAAGGGCAAGCAGACAGACATTCTTGAAGTGATCGTGTCCGAGCCCCTGGATACTGTCGCCCATAATACTGATTACTTTGAACGTTTACGCGATGGCAGTGCAGGAACCTACTATAGTCCGCGAACCAACGCCGCTCACTCCATCTATAAGTCTTCTACCAGAGGCTACACCTTGACCTATTCTCACGACGCCTCGGGTGCATTCTGGCTCACAGACTCTATCCGACTGGTTCCTGTCGCAGAACGTTCCTACCTGAAGGATAAGGTTGGTTTAATTGCTGGCGCAGGCACCCCCTGGGTACCTATCGTTGGCCGAATCACTAAGGCCAAGTTCAAGGTTGACGTGCTTGAACCGATTACTGCCGTGAACAAGGAAAACATTTACGGCGGTCTGCCTTTGCTCCCCAACGAGCACTTTAGACTTTCCGTCAAGAACAAGGAAGGTGCAACCATCGTTGTGGCTTCTGGATCAAATAAGCTCCAGAATGTTGCTAGCGCACCCATCCCCAACTACGAGCATGCTGGTCCGGTCTTCAAGATCGAAGTCACCATGCCCGAAGTTCTTGCAACAACGCAGCTCGGAGAAGCTAAGCGTGCCTACGAAGTCGCCATTGCTGTTGACTTCTACAGCAACATCGGCTCCTTCGTAAACAGCACCACCTACAAGTTCAACCCGGCCGACTTTACGGATTACATCTCTGCAGCAAACAGTTCTATCACCTTCTATCTTGAATGGTGCGCACCTAAGGACTATCCGCTGAGTGCTGAAGGACGAAAGATTGCTACAGGTCCGTACATCGCCAAGTTTAACGCAAAGGCTAAGGGCAAGTACGTTGCAACCGTCCCTGATGAAGGGGACAACCAGAAGAGTTTCAACGCCAACGAAACCCTTACGAAGACATTCGGATTTAGGAGAAGCAAGAAATAA